Proteins encoded in a region of the Planococcus shixiaomingii genome:
- a CDS encoding P1 family peptidase codes for MLNQKRIRDFGVVIGSLQPGPLNAITDVAGVAVGHTTLSDGRVQTGVTAIVPHQGNIYKEKLIASSHVINGFGKTMGTVQLEELGTLETPILLTNTLSIGTVADTLIDYMLERNPEIGHTTGTVNPIVGECNDMFLNDIRAKSVTPEHVKAALADASPEFLEGAVGAGRGMLCYSLKGGIGSASRKMNLDGAEYMMGVMVLSNFGMLSDLRVNGKAVGQQLKREILQDREEKDKGSVMIIVSTDLPLSERQLNRIIKRAVAGLSRTGSIITHGSGEIVIGFSTAIKIPHQKPGDLLTMRCIHEEDLDLAFRAVGEATEEAVLNSLVTAEHVVGRDGNERPILMDLIEKFNISLS; via the coding sequence GTGTTAAACCAAAAACGGATTCGAGATTTTGGTGTCGTGATTGGCAGTCTGCAGCCAGGGCCGTTGAATGCCATTACGGATGTCGCGGGAGTGGCAGTCGGCCATACAACGCTCAGTGATGGACGCGTGCAAACAGGGGTGACGGCCATAGTGCCTCATCAGGGAAACATCTATAAAGAAAAGTTGATCGCCTCCAGCCATGTGATCAACGGCTTCGGGAAAACGATGGGCACGGTTCAGCTTGAGGAACTAGGAACGCTTGAAACGCCGATATTGCTGACAAATACATTAAGTATAGGCACCGTAGCAGATACGTTAATCGATTATATGCTCGAGAGGAATCCGGAAATCGGCCATACAACCGGCACGGTCAATCCGATTGTCGGAGAATGCAACGATATGTTTTTGAACGACATCCGGGCGAAATCGGTTACGCCGGAGCATGTAAAGGCTGCTTTGGCCGATGCTTCACCAGAATTCCTAGAAGGTGCCGTCGGCGCAGGAAGGGGAATGCTTTGCTATTCGCTAAAAGGCGGCATCGGTTCTGCTTCACGGAAAATGAATTTAGACGGCGCCGAATATATGATGGGCGTCATGGTGCTTTCAAATTTCGGTATGCTAAGCGATCTCCGGGTGAACGGCAAAGCGGTCGGACAACAATTGAAAAGGGAAATTCTGCAGGATCGTGAAGAAAAAGACAAAGGATCGGTTATGATCATTGTCTCTACAGATCTTCCTCTGTCGGAGCGGCAATTAAACCGGATCATCAAACGGGCGGTAGCCGGATTATCACGCACCGGATCAATCATTACACATGGCAGCGGAGAAATTGTCATCGGTTTCTCAACCGCCATCAAAATCCCCCATCAAAAACCGGGAGACCTGCTGACTATGCGCTGCATTCACGAAGAAGATTTGGATTTGGCATTCCGGGCAGTCGGAGAAGCCACCGAAGAAGCGGTGCTAAATTCTTTAGTTACCGCAGA
- a CDS encoding zinc-binding alcohol dehydrogenase family protein, translating into MKALGFHKPGDKTKPPKLEFIDVERPEPTERNLLVEVRAISVNPTDYKTRDAKNDYDDSLTIIGRDTAGVVVETGEGCTLFNIGDEVYYAGTSIAQGSHSEFHLVDERLVGKKPKSLNFAEAAALPLTSVTALEAYFDRLGVSDMPEENAGKSILIIGAAGGVGSVATQIAKQLGLTVIGTASRPETKEWAMEHGADYTINRREPFEPQLKELGLAGVHYIFCLTNVDDHMSGMAKVILPQGKICSILPAQKPLAIALFSKSVTFAYELMYTRSMFHTDDMIKQHHLLDKLADWVDAGKVKTTMSERMTPINSANLERAYEKLMSGKTIGKIVLEGPIEQ; encoded by the coding sequence ATGAAAGCCCTCGGTTTTCATAAACCGGGTGATAAAACAAAACCGCCAAAATTGGAATTTATCGATGTAGAGCGTCCAGAGCCGACAGAAAGAAACTTGCTTGTCGAAGTTCGGGCAATATCGGTTAATCCAACCGATTACAAGACCCGCGACGCGAAAAATGACTACGACGATTCATTGACCATCATCGGACGCGATACCGCTGGTGTTGTCGTGGAAACAGGAGAAGGCTGTACGTTATTCAATATCGGTGATGAAGTTTATTACGCCGGAACGAGCATAGCTCAAGGAAGCCACAGCGAATTTCATTTGGTCGATGAACGGCTTGTCGGAAAAAAACCGAAAAGCCTGAATTTCGCTGAAGCCGCAGCGCTCCCGTTAACCAGCGTTACAGCATTGGAAGCCTATTTTGACCGCTTGGGCGTATCTGATATGCCTGAAGAAAACGCCGGCAAGAGCATTTTGATCATCGGTGCGGCGGGTGGAGTCGGTTCGGTTGCCACCCAAATTGCCAAACAGCTAGGGCTGACGGTAATCGGCACCGCTTCACGCCCGGAAACAAAAGAATGGGCAATGGAACACGGCGCTGATTACACGATCAATCGCCGGGAGCCATTTGAGCCGCAACTTAAAGAGCTTGGGCTGGCTGGTGTCCATTACATTTTTTGCTTGACGAATGTAGATGACCACATGAGCGGAATGGCAAAAGTGATTTTGCCGCAAGGAAAAATATGTTCGATTTTGCCTGCCCAAAAACCGCTGGCGATTGCGCTTTTTTCAAAAAGCGTGACGTTTGCTTATGAATTGATGTATACGCGCTCGATGTTCCACACAGATGACATGATCAAGCAGCACCATTTGCTTGATAAACTGGCGGACTGGGTTGATGCCGGCAAAGTCAAAACCACCATGTCAGAACGAATGACGCCGATCAACTCAGCAAATCTGGAAAGAGCTTACGAGAAATTGATGTCCGGGAAAACCATCGGGAAAATCGTTTTGGAAGGACCGATTGAACAATAA